In the Burkholderia multivorans ATCC BAA-247 genome, GCTGTGCGCATTGCCGGAGCGATAAAGCGACGTGTACGCGTCGATGATCTCGGCCGTGATCCACGTGCCGCGCTGCCCGCGGCGCGGCGCCTGCGCGCACGCACGCATCACGCCGCGGAAGTCGTGATCGACGCGCACTTCCCATGCGGGATCGCGCAGCACGCGCTTGAGCGTCTTCTTCAGCGACGGCGATACCTTGAACTCGTCCGGCACGAGGATCATCCGCGGGTCGGGGCTCCACCACAGCACGGGCTGGCCGTCCGAATACCACGGGAAAATGCCGCGCAGATACGCGTCGATGAGCCGCGACGGCAGCAGATCGGCGCTCGCGGCAAGCAGGCCCGGCGCGCCGGTCGCAGGTCCGAGCGCGCGTTCGACGGGCGGAAACGGATCGTCCGGGCCGAGCCAGGGAACCATGGGCCGATTCAGCCGTTGCGCAGCGAGCGGAAGATGTCGCCGGTGTGTACGCCGTAGTCGCCGGTCGCGCGATCGGCGAAGAAGAAGCGCAGCGTCTGGCTGACCGTCGGGAACGCGATCTCGTCCCACGGGATGTCGGCTTCGTCGAACAGCTTGACCTCGAGGCTTTCCTCGCCGGCCTCGAATTCCGGATCGACGAGCCGCGCCAGATAGAACAGATGCACCTGGTGCACGTGCGGCACGTTCAGCAGCGTGAACAGGTTCTGCACCTCGACGCGCGCGCCGGCTTCCTCGAGCGTTTCGCGCGCGGCCGCCTCGGCGGTCGTTTCGCCCATCTCCATGAAGCCCGCGGGCAGCGTCCAGAATCCGTAGCGCGGTTCGATCGCACGGCGGCACAGCAGCACCTGTTCGCCCCATACCGGCACCGTGCCGACGACGTTGCGCGGATTCTGATAATGGATCGTGCCGCAGTGATCGCAGACGAAGCGCTCGCGGTTGTCGCCCTGAGGGATGCGCGCGATGACTTCGTGGCCGCAGACGGAGCAGAATTTCATGTCGAATGGAAGGGACGAGGTGATTGCGAGTGTATCACCGGGGCGGCGCATTCTCGAACGCGCGCATCGGGCGCGCGGCGGTGCGCGCGCGACGGACCGAAACCGCACGGAAAACAAAAAGCCCGGCGCTGGGCCGGGCTTTCTGCGGAAATCGGGACGCTTGGTTGCGGGGGTAGGATTTGAACCTACGACCTTCGGGTTATGAGCCCGACGAGCTGCCAGACTGCTCCACCCCGCGTCCGTCGAAAGATTGAATTATAAGGAGTAACCCGAGCGCGCGCAAGCACTTTGTGAGAATCGCGTTCGAAAGGCGGCCGGGGTCGGGACGCGCGACGCGTGCGCTAGAATCGAGCGGTTTGTGTCGTCACTCCGGCAGCGGAGCCCGCGATCGCCGCGGCGCCGTTGCGATTCTCATTACAGCATCGACGGATTCATGGACATCGCTCACGATCTGCAATCGATCGGCGCGCAGGAACAGGCGCTCGTGTTTCCCCACTTCGATCCGGCGCGCGCGTGGGCGCTCGGCAACCGCATGCATGCGCTCGCCGCGTCGCGCGGGCACGCGGTCGCGATCGACATCGTCACGTTCGGGCACCCGCTGTTCTTCTCGGCGCTGCCCGGCGCCACGCCGGACAACGCCGACTGGGTGCGCCGCAAGCGCAACGTCGTCGCGCATTTCCGCCGCAGTTCTTATGCGATCGGGCTGCGCATGCAGCAGGCCGGCACGACGCTCGCCGACAAGCACGGCCTGCCGCTCGCCGAATACGCGCCGCACGGGGGCGCGTTTCCGCTGACCGTCGCGGGTGCCGGCGTGATTGGCTCGGTCACGGTGTCGGGACTGCCGCAACGGCTCGATCATGAATTCGTCGTCGAAACGCTGTGCGCGGAGCTCGGTCAGGACTACGGCGTGCTGGCGCTCGCGAGGAGCTGAACGATGCAGCTGCCCGGATACGCCTGGCTCGCGATCGCGATCGTCGCGGAAGTGATCGGCACGTCGGCGCTGCGCGCGGCGGACGGCTTCACGCGCTTCTGGCCGTCTGCGCTCGTCGTCGCCGGTTACGGCGTCGCGTTCTACTGCCTGTCGCTGACATTGCGCACGATGCCGGTCGGCATCATCTATGCGGTGTGGTCGGGCGCGGGCATCGTGCTGATCACGCTCGTCGCGATGCTGCTGTACCGTCAGGTGCCCGACCTGCCGGCGGTGATCGGCCTCGGCCTGATCATCTCGGGCGTCGTGGTGCTGAACCTGTTCTCGAAGATGCAGGCGCACTGAACGTGCGCACGATTGCCCGATAGATAGACGCTCATGACCGACACCGCTTCCGTTTCTCCCGAATCCGCCCAGCCCGACGTGCGTGCGTATGTTGCGAACCGCATCGGCTTTCTCGAACTGAACCGGCCGAAGGCGCTGAACGCGCTGTCCGTCGCGATGATCCGCACGATGCAGCAGGCGCTCGATGCGTGGCGCGACGATCCGGACGTCGTCGCGGTCGTCGTGCACAGCCCGCATCCGCGCGCGTTCTGCGCGGGCGGCGACGTACGGTTCTTCCATGAAGCATGGCAGCGCGGCGACCGCGACGCGGTCGACACGTTCTTCATCGAGGAATACACGCTCAACCACGCGATCTTCACCTATCCGAAGCCGTACATCGCGCTGATGCACGGCGTCGTGATGGGCGGCGGGATGGGGATCTCGCAGGCCGCGCGGCATACGGGCGGCCTGCGCGTCGTCACCGATTCGACGAAGATGGCGATGCCCGAAACCCGCATCGGACTGTTCCCGGACGTCGGGATGAGCTGGTTCCTGGCCCGTACGCCGGGCATGATCGGCCGCTACCTCGCGGTGACGGGCGCGACGCTCGACGCGGCCGGCGCGTTGGCCGCGCAGCTTGCCGACGTCTACGTGCCCGACGCCGCGTTGCCGGCGCTGATCGACGCGCTGAAGGGCACGCGCTTCGACGACGGGGCGCAGGCGGTCGCGTGCGTCGCCGATGCGGCGGCCGCGCACAAGGTCGTACCGACGCCGGATACCTCGGCGCTCGCCGATGCGCGCGCCGGCATCGATCGGCATTTCGCGCAGCCCGACATCGGCGCGATCGTCGCGTCGCTCGAGGCGGAGCAGGACTGCGCGGCCGTCGACGGCTGGGTCGAGAAGGCGACGCATGCGATGCGCAGCGAGCTGTCGCCGCTGTCGATGGCCGTGTCGCTCGAAGTCGTCGACCGCGCGCGCGGCGCGACGATGGCCGAATGCCTGCGACGCGATCTCGATCTCACGCGCTCGACGTTCGCGCGCGGCGACGTGATCGAGGGCGTGCGTGCACTGATCGTCGACAAGGATCACCAGCCGGCATGGCGGTTCAAGTCGATCGCCGACGTCGATCGCGCGGACGTGCTCGCGATGTTCGACAGCCCGTGGACGCCCGACACGCATCCGCTGCGTCATCTGAAGGACTGAATGCGCGGTGCCGCGCGAAGCGGCGTATCGAAATGAAAAGGCCGCCTGTCGATGCAGGCGGCCTTTTCGTTGGCGGGCGCTCGAACGCGCGGTATGTCGTTTGGCGACTGGCGGCCGACGGGCGCTCGAACGCGCGCGGCCGTGCTTGGCCGATCAGTCTTCGCCGGCGTCGTCCGACATGAACGCGCGCATGAACACGAGCGCGCCGAAGCCCCAGATCGCATTGGCCGCGAAGCCGGCCGCGAGCACCGGCATCATGTTGCCGGACGGCCAGAGGCCGCGCAGCGGATCGATCGCGAACACGCGCGCGGCGGTCAGCACGATTCCGCCGAACAGCAGCGCGCCGATCCACGGCGCCTCGCGCTCCGGCGACACGCGCAGCAGCCACGCCATCGGGATCGCGATGCACGCGCTGATCAGCGCGTTGGCGACAAATTCAGGAATACCGAGCGGCGCGAACGGCTGCGTCGAGAAGCCGGCCGCGGCGATCAGATCGGCCGTATGCAGCAGCGCCAGCGTCGCTTCGCGGAAGAACAGGGCGGCCAGGAAGCCGGAGAGGAAGGGCAGGATGACTTTCTGCATCGGTCGGTAGTGTGTGCTGCATGCGCGTGCGGCGAAGCCGGATGCGCGCGGTTGTTCGGACAGGGCGTCATTATAGGGCCGGGCCGGCGCATATTCGCTGCAGCGTCGCGCTAATCACGAAAGCGGAAAACCTAAGCTCAAAAAAATCGTTCCAAAGCCGCGCCTCGGTCCCTAGACTGATTTCCCAGAAGCCGCCGTGCATCCGCGCATTCGCCCGCCGCACGGCCCGACCGGCGAACCATCCCGATTCGAACGCACACCATGCATGCGGCGCCGACGCGCGCCGCGAGCAGGGCGACGTTTTATCTCAATTCTGGCAAGGACAGTCACGCAGGAGCAGCAGATGAATGTGTTCTGGTTTATTCCCACGCACGGCGACAGCCGCTACCTCGGCACGGCCGAAGGCGCACGCGCCGCGGACTACGACTACTTCCGGCAGGTTGCCGTCGCGGCCGACACGCTTGGCTACGAAGGCGTGCTGCTGCCGACCGGTCGCTCGTGCGAGGACGCGTGGGTCGTCGCGTCGAGCCTGATTCCGGCAACGCGGCGGCTGAAGTTCCTGGTCGCCGTGCGGCCCGGCATTGCGTCGCCGGGGCTGTCCGCGCGGATGGCCGCGACGTTCGACCGGCTGTCCGGCGGCCGTCTGCTGATCAACGTCGTGACGGGCGGCGATGCGGCCGAGCTCGAAGGCGACGGGCTGTTCGCCGATCACGATACGCGCTACGAGATCACCGACGACTTCCTGCACATCTGGCGCGGGCTGCTCGCCGCATCGCACGACAACGACGGCTTCGACTATATCGGCAAGCATCTGCGCTCGAAGGGCGGCAAGGCGCTGTATCCGCCGGTGCAGCGTCCGCATCCGCCGCTGTGGTTCGGCGGTTCGTCGCCGGCCGCGCATGCGATCGCGGCCGACCACATCGACACCTATCTGACCTGGGGCGAACCGCCCGAGGCCGTCGCGAAGAAGATCGCCGATATCCGCGCGCGAGCGCAGGCGCGCGGGCGCGAGATCAAGTTCGGCATTCGTCTGCACGTGATCGTGCGCGAAACCGAGGACGAAGCGTGGCGCGACGCCGACCGGCTGATCAGCCGTCTCGACGACGACACGATCGCCCGCGCGCAGCAGGCCTTCGCGAACATGGACTCCGAAGGGCAGCGCCGGATGGCCGCGCTGCACGGCGGCAAGCGCGGCGGGCGCGAGACGCTCGAGGTGTATCCGAACCTGTGGGCCGGTGTCGGCCTCGTGCGCGGCGGGGCGGGCACGGCGCTCGTCGGCAATCCGGAGCAGGTCGCGGAGCGCATGCGCGAATACGCGGCGCTCGGGATCGATACGTTCATCCTGTCCGGCTATCCGCATCTCGAAGAGTCGTACCGTTTCGCGGAACTCGTGTTCCCGCTGATCAAGGGCAAGCAGGCGCAGCGTCCGACCGGACCGCTGTCGGGGCCGTTCGGCGAGATCGTCGGCAACAGCTATCTGCCGAAGACGAGCCAGAGCTGAGCGAAGGGAGGCTGCAATGACGACGACAACGTCGACGACCGGCGGCGCCGCCGCCCGTGCGTGGCGCGGTATCGCGCCGTGGCTCGTGCCGCTCGCGCTGCTGGTCGCGTGGGAGATCGGTACGCGCACGGGCTGGCTGTCCACGCGCGTGCTGCCGGAGCCCGTCGCGGTCGTGCGGGCCGCGTGGTCGCTCGTGACATCGGGCGAGATGTGGGCGAACGTCAAGGTCAGCACATGGCGTGCGCTGCTCGGCTTTGCGGTCGGCGGCGGCGTCGGCCTTGCGCTCGGGCTGGCGACCGGACTGTCGAAGGCCGCGGAGGTCGCGCTCGACTCGACGATCCAGATGATCCGCAATATTCCGGCGCTCGCGATGATTCCGCTCGTGATCCTGTGGTTCGGGATCGACGAGAAGGCGAAGCTGTTCCTCGTCGCGCTGGGCGTGTTCTTTCCCGTCTACATCAATACGTATCACGGCATCCGCTCGGTCGACGCAAGCCTGATCGAGATGGCGAAGAGCTACGGCGTGCGCGGCTTCGCGCTCTACCGGCACGTGATTTTGCCGGGCGCGCTGCCGTCGATCCTCGTCGGCGTGCGTTTTGCGCTCGGGCTGATGTGGGTGATGCTGATCGTCGCGGAAACGATCTCCGCGCAGTCGGGCATCGGCTACATGACGATGAACGCACGCGAATTCCTGCAAACCGACGTCGTGGTGGTGGGCATCCTGCTGTACGCGGTGCTCGGCAAGCTGGCCGACGTGCTGGCGAAATGGCTCGAGCGCGTGACGCTGCGCTGGCACCCCGCCTATCAATCAGGAGCGAAGGCATGAATGCGACCACTTCGGCGGCCGTCTACGGGCCGCTGGCCGGCGCCGATCTCGAAGCCGAACTCGCGCAGACGCGCGTGGCGGACGACGCAGCGCGCGACGCGGCGATCGTGGAGCGCGACGGCGGTGCAGCCGTTGTGCCGCTTGCGCGGCGCCGCGCGGGCGATGCGGCGTCCGACGATGCCGTGACGCTGAGCGGCGTCAGCAAGCGTTTCGGCACGCGCACGGTGCTCGACGACGTCGATCTGCGGATCGCGCGCGGCAGCTTCGTCGCGATCGTCGGGCGCAGCGGCTGCGGGAAATCGACGCTGCTGCGGCTCGTCGCCGGCCTCGAGCAGCCGAGCGACGGCACGCTCGCGACGCGCGGTGCCGCCGGCGGCGCGCTCGATACGCGAATCATGTA is a window encoding:
- the ssuD gene encoding FMNH2-dependent alkanesulfonate monooxygenase, translated to MNVFWFIPTHGDSRYLGTAEGARAADYDYFRQVAVAADTLGYEGVLLPTGRSCEDAWVVASSLIPATRRLKFLVAVRPGIASPGLSARMAATFDRLSGGRLLINVVTGGDAAELEGDGLFADHDTRYEITDDFLHIWRGLLAASHDNDGFDYIGKHLRSKGGKALYPPVQRPHPPLWFGGSSPAAHAIAADHIDTYLTWGEPPEAVAKKIADIRARAQARGREIKFGIRLHVIVRETEDEAWRDADRLISRLDDDTIARAQQAFANMDSEGQRRMAALHGGKRGGRETLEVYPNLWAGVGLVRGGAGTALVGNPEQVAERMREYAALGIDTFILSGYPHLEESYRFAELVFPLIKGKQAQRPTGPLSGPFGEIVGNSYLPKTSQS
- a CDS encoding enoyl-CoA hydratase/isomerase family protein, which encodes MTDTASVSPESAQPDVRAYVANRIGFLELNRPKALNALSVAMIRTMQQALDAWRDDPDVVAVVVHSPHPRAFCAGGDVRFFHEAWQRGDRDAVDTFFIEEYTLNHAIFTYPKPYIALMHGVVMGGGMGISQAARHTGGLRVVTDSTKMAMPETRIGLFPDVGMSWFLARTPGMIGRYLAVTGATLDAAGALAAQLADVYVPDAALPALIDALKGTRFDDGAQAVACVADAAAAHKVVPTPDTSALADARAGIDRHFAQPDIGAIVASLEAEQDCAAVDGWVEKATHAMRSELSPLSMAVSLEVVDRARGATMAECLRRDLDLTRSTFARGDVIEGVRALIVDKDHQPAWRFKSIADVDRADVLAMFDSPWTPDTHPLRHLKD
- a CDS encoding heme-degrading domain-containing protein, whose amino-acid sequence is MDIAHDLQSIGAQEQALVFPHFDPARAWALGNRMHALAASRGHAVAIDIVTFGHPLFFSALPGATPDNADWVRRKRNVVAHFRRSSYAIGLRMQQAGTTLADKHGLPLAEYAPHGGAFPLTVAGAGVIGSVTVSGLPQRLDHEFVVETLCAELGQDYGVLALARS
- the aat gene encoding leucyl/phenylalanyl-tRNA--protein transferase, coding for MVPWLGPDDPFPPVERALGPATGAPGLLAASADLLPSRLIDAYLRGIFPWYSDGQPVLWWSPDPRMILVPDEFKVSPSLKKTLKRVLRDPAWEVRVDHDFRGVMRACAQAPRRGQRGTWITAEIIDAYTSLYRSGNAHSIETWHDGRRVGGLYGVAFGQMFFGESMYADVTDASKIALAALVAHLREHGLEMIDCQQNTSHLASLGGREIARKAFVAHVRRAVAEPPIPWQFDKRVLAALTGRTEPAAPSGIER
- a CDS encoding NUDIX hydrolase → MKFCSVCGHEVIARIPQGDNRERFVCDHCGTIHYQNPRNVVGTVPVWGEQVLLCRRAIEPRYGFWTLPAGFMEMGETTAEAAARETLEEAGARVEVQNLFTLLNVPHVHQVHLFYLARLVDPEFEAGEESLEVKLFDEADIPWDEIAFPTVSQTLRFFFADRATGDYGVHTGDIFRSLRNG
- the ssuC gene encoding aliphatic sulfonate ABC transporter permease SsuC produces the protein MTTTTSTTGGAAARAWRGIAPWLVPLALLVAWEIGTRTGWLSTRVLPEPVAVVRAAWSLVTSGEMWANVKVSTWRALLGFAVGGGVGLALGLATGLSKAAEVALDSTIQMIRNIPALAMIPLVILWFGIDEKAKLFLVALGVFFPVYINTYHGIRSVDASLIEMAKSYGVRGFALYRHVILPGALPSILVGVRFALGLMWVMLIVAETISAQSGIGYMTMNAREFLQTDVVVVGILLYAVLGKLADVLAKWLERVTLRWHPAYQSGAKA
- a CDS encoding DMT family transporter; its protein translation is MPGYAWLAIAIVAEVIGTSALRAADGFTRFWPSALVVAGYGVAFYCLSLTLRTMPVGIIYAVWSGAGIVLITLVAMLLYRQVPDLPAVIGLGLIISGVVVLNLFSKMQAH